A single genomic interval of Bradyrhizobium sp. sBnM-33 harbors:
- a CDS encoding metallophosphoesterase family protein — translation MLRIGIVSDTHGLLRPEAEQGLAGVAHIIHAGDIGHADVLVRLRRIAPVTAIRGNIDTGDWAKHYPDTQVIRLGERSFYVLHDLQQLQIDPAVCGIDVVVSGHSHRPRIETIDGVLYLNPGSAGPRRFKLPITLATLELTASGLRPIIHDLSRAE, via the coding sequence GTGCTGAGGATTGGAATCGTCTCGGACACCCACGGGCTCCTGCGGCCTGAGGCTGAGCAAGGGCTTGCCGGGGTGGCGCATATCATCCACGCGGGCGATATTGGCCACGCGGACGTTCTTGTCAGACTCCGTCGGATTGCGCCCGTCACCGCGATCAGGGGAAACATCGATACCGGCGACTGGGCGAAACATTATCCCGACACCCAGGTGATACGACTCGGGGAGCGGTCCTTCTATGTCTTGCACGATCTTCAGCAACTGCAGATCGACCCAGCAGTTTGCGGAATTGACGTGGTGGTTTCCGGTCACTCGCATCGTCCTCGGATCGAAACGATTGACGGTGTGCTCTATCTAAACCCTGGAAGTGCCGGGCCACGGCGTTTCAAGCTGCCTATCACACTGGCTACTTTGGAGCTGACCGCAAGCGGCCTTCGGCCGATCATACACGACCTTAGTCGCGCCGAGTGA
- a CDS encoding cytochrome c, translating to MPTTMIGLAVTLAFSLVAFTVPTSVCATGPTLTVSADGRAHIFDRDALLARTDVVEITTSRDVAYRTPRTYRAVALAKLLEGVAIPPDAVVEAVAQDGFVTQIPRDLVYAKDGVVAYMAIEAADRRWPPIPGKDKSAGAFYIVWLGDQASSVPTMMWPYQLVSLSVQDAPAKRWPSLAVDPMLPALHPARDGQTLFVNKCFTCHTMNQAGSASAGPDLNLPMNPTEYFTDAGLRALIRDPRSVRVWPEQRMPSFSEEDLSDEELGLILAYLNHMADRKNRATEGGSSKR from the coding sequence ATGCCCACAACGATGATCGGGCTCGCTGTTACGTTGGCTTTCTCGCTGGTTGCCTTCACAGTGCCAACATCGGTTTGTGCAACCGGTCCGACGTTGACGGTGTCAGCCGATGGTCGCGCCCATATCTTCGATCGGGACGCGCTGCTTGCCCGCACGGATGTCGTCGAAATCACCACGTCGCGTGATGTCGCATACCGTACTCCTCGGACGTATCGAGCCGTGGCGCTCGCGAAGTTGCTTGAAGGAGTTGCCATTCCGCCCGATGCCGTGGTGGAAGCGGTAGCGCAAGACGGCTTCGTGACGCAAATCCCTCGCGATCTGGTGTACGCCAAAGACGGCGTCGTCGCGTATATGGCAATCGAAGCCGCCGACAGGCGGTGGCCACCAATTCCAGGTAAGGATAAGAGCGCAGGCGCCTTCTATATCGTATGGCTCGGCGATCAAGCGTCATCCGTCCCAACCATGATGTGGCCCTACCAACTTGTCAGTTTATCGGTGCAAGACGCGCCAGCCAAGCGGTGGCCCTCGCTCGCGGTTGATCCCATGCTCCCTGCCCTCCATCCGGCGCGAGACGGGCAAACCCTCTTCGTGAACAAATGCTTCACATGCCACACGATGAACCAGGCAGGATCGGCGTCGGCTGGCCCCGATCTGAATTTGCCGATGAACCCAACCGAGTACTTCACCGATGCCGGTTTGCGCGCGCTGATCCGAGATCCACGCTCGGTTCGGGTTTGGCCCGAGCAGCGGATGCCCAGCTTTTCCGAAGAGGACCTGAGCGATGAGGAACTCGGGCTGATCTTGGCGTATTTGAATCACATGGCGGATAGGAAGAACCGAGCAACGGAGGGCGGAAGCAGCAAACGCTAA
- a CDS encoding ubiquinol-cytochrome c reductase iron-sulfur subunit yields MWCPKQTRRSLLLTTLATGAFLTGRRFAAAQEDQPGSSDRPKKGDLLVVSEGERVGAVIAPDDVKRGEPPLHAWPKDPKTSVVRNGSRLNEILVIRLDPGEMDEETRSRSAEGIAAYSAICTHTGCSVTGWLKSETGDKDVLKCFCHNSEFNPREGAQVVFGPAPRRLAALPLVIADGSLTIAATFVGKVGAQQG; encoded by the coding sequence ATGTGGTGTCCAAAGCAAACGCGACGCTCGCTCCTTTTGACGACGCTGGCCACCGGAGCGTTTCTGACGGGGCGGAGGTTCGCTGCGGCACAAGAAGATCAACCCGGCAGCAGCGACCGGCCGAAGAAAGGCGATCTTCTTGTTGTCTCCGAAGGCGAACGCGTCGGCGCCGTCATCGCGCCCGATGACGTGAAGCGCGGTGAACCGCCACTGCACGCCTGGCCAAAAGACCCCAAGACTTCGGTCGTCCGCAACGGCTCGCGGTTGAACGAGATCCTGGTCATAAGGCTTGATCCCGGCGAAATGGATGAGGAGACCCGCTCACGCTCTGCTGAGGGCATTGCAGCCTATTCGGCCATCTGTACTCACACCGGATGTTCTGTCACCGGCTGGCTGAAGTCCGAGACGGGCGACAAAGACGTTCTCAAGTGCTTTTGTCACAACTCCGAATTCAATCCGCGGGAAGGCGCACAAGTGGTGTTTGGACCAGCGCCGCGGCGCCTTGCGGCACTCCCGCTGGTAATAGCCGACGGCTCGCTCACCATAGCTGCGACATTCGTTGGAAAGGTAGGTGCTCAACAAGGGTGA
- a CDS encoding serine hydrolase domain-containing protein, with the protein MNKCLLATIFVALAGAAAAAQAPAKDALIARAKSFELDTPYVPPPGGPLTHHAAGYAKVMCSAVFMTGLAPDFAAENVGFFTAPYPQRAKLGKPVIDRVNKAVHVTLPSGVTRTAKYLGSQGCVTFPIGKSAVNFKPVAVKSRLPDPATQMWPTGDMLPQDPLPTEIDAEKLKAAVNAAFQPAEGLTAAFVVTWKGRLIAERYAEGITAHTPLESWSMGKSATAALFGILVKDGVYDLDQEAPIPEWQTPGDPRAKIRIANLLHMSSGLRIRAPQDPDYDPTGPYPDHVYLYTGGIDSFHYAATRPLQWPPDTVGRYRNTDPVLINYLIRLGVEKRGDEYLSFPQRVLFDKLGIRTMVIETDPFGNFLGQGHVVGSGRDWARLGNLFLQGGVWNGERILPEGYTTFVSTLAPAWAADNRPIYGAFFWLNGVGQYPVPRDAYYMAGAGGQTTLIIPSHDLVVVRLGHYRGASYAASGFSKALALLIEAVPKAQKPPAQESDNRGPNGPSKGQ; encoded by the coding sequence ATGAATAAGTGTCTTCTGGCGACGATTTTTGTGGCCCTCGCCGGTGCGGCGGCGGCTGCGCAGGCTCCCGCCAAGGACGCGCTCATCGCCCGCGCGAAATCATTCGAACTCGACACGCCCTATGTGCCGCCGCCAGGCGGCCCCTTGACGCATCATGCCGCCGGATATGCAAAGGTCATGTGCTCAGCTGTATTCATGACCGGTCTAGCGCCCGATTTCGCGGCCGAAAATGTTGGGTTTTTCACGGCGCCCTACCCACAGCGCGCGAAGCTCGGCAAGCCGGTCATCGATCGCGTCAACAAGGCGGTCCATGTCACGCTCCCTAGCGGCGTAACCCGGACGGCCAAATACCTCGGAAGCCAGGGTTGCGTCACGTTCCCGATCGGCAAGAGCGCCGTGAATTTCAAGCCGGTCGCCGTCAAGAGCCGATTGCCCGATCCCGCCACCCAAATGTGGCCCACGGGCGACATGCTGCCGCAAGATCCGTTACCGACAGAGATCGACGCCGAGAAACTCAAAGCTGCCGTGAATGCCGCGTTCCAGCCGGCCGAAGGATTGACCGCCGCGTTCGTTGTGACATGGAAAGGCCGCCTTATTGCCGAGCGCTACGCGGAAGGCATTACGGCGCACACGCCGCTCGAAAGCTGGTCCATGGGCAAGAGCGCTACGGCAGCGCTCTTTGGCATTCTGGTCAAAGACGGCGTCTATGATTTGGACCAGGAGGCACCGATCCCTGAATGGCAAACACCCGGCGACCCGCGCGCCAAAATACGCATTGCGAATCTCCTTCACATGTCGAGCGGCCTTCGGATCAGGGCGCCCCAAGACCCCGATTATGACCCAACGGGGCCTTATCCGGATCACGTCTATCTTTATACCGGCGGCATCGATTCCTTTCACTACGCGGCAACACGGCCATTGCAATGGCCTCCCGACACGGTCGGACGCTATCGCAACACCGATCCGGTCCTGATCAACTATCTGATCCGGCTCGGTGTCGAAAAACGCGGCGACGAATATCTCTCATTTCCCCAGCGGGTGCTGTTCGACAAGCTCGGCATCCGTACCATGGTGATCGAAACTGATCCCTTCGGAAATTTTCTAGGGCAAGGTCATGTGGTGGGCTCCGGGCGCGATTGGGCGCGGCTTGGCAATCTCTTTCTTCAGGGGGGAGTTTGGAACGGTGAGCGCATTCTCCCAGAGGGCTACACCACATTCGTCAGCACGCTTGCGCCCGCCTGGGCCGCGGACAATCGGCCGATCTATGGAGCCTTTTTCTGGCTCAACGGCGTCGGGCAGTATCCAGTCCCGCGCGATGCCTATTACATGGCGGGCGCTGGCGGGCAGACCACGCTGATCATTCCCTCGCACGATCTCGTCGTCGTGCGTCTCGGGCACTATCGGGGCGCATCTTACGCCGCTTCAGGCTTCAGCAAGGCGCTTGCGCTGTTGATCGAGGCGGTGCCAAAAGCACAGAAGCCCCCTGCCCAAGAATCCGATAACAGAGGGCCCAACGGGCCAAGCAAAGGACAGTAG
- a CDS encoding S41 family peptidase, with the protein MKEAINSVPSRRHFLRLTSMAAASALTPAWAEQLEQADSATSQPVSARIAAFEEVWRTVRDRFYDPHLHGLDWSAVRERYLPNATRASSEEALASVTNSMLSELHASHTRYYTRYEPEYYQLCDIFAGALRRRGLERAFPGGRISYPGIGILSRLDMQGRSVITGVIERTPAQQAGLLAGDVIVSADGAPFQPVQSFRDKIGKEVVLSLRRGGAFMQLSATPVDIEPNKMFLDGLRASARIIRANGRSIGYVHVWCYAGSVYQRTLEHLLSQSPLNEADALIWDLRDGWGGAIPEYLDLFNTRAPTMQVTDRNGASELRNVKWRKAVAMLVNGGTRSGKEILAYGFKKYRLGEVIGTRTEGAVLAATAFLIGGGLLLLAVEDVRVDGERLEGVGVAPTIEVQADPDSMDRSDPQLNRAIAVLSGV; encoded by the coding sequence ATGAAGGAGGCAATCAACTCGGTACCGTCGCGCCGCCACTTCTTGCGGCTAACATCAATGGCTGCGGCATCAGCCCTGACTCCAGCGTGGGCCGAGCAGCTAGAACAAGCGGATTCGGCTACATCCCAGCCCGTGTCCGCACGCATCGCCGCGTTCGAGGAGGTATGGCGGACCGTCAGGGACCGATTCTACGATCCGCACCTACACGGGCTCGATTGGTCGGCTGTTCGGGAACGTTACCTGCCAAACGCCACACGCGCGAGTTCCGAAGAGGCGCTGGCCAGCGTCACTAATAGCATGCTCTCCGAGCTGCATGCTTCGCACACCCGCTACTACACACGGTACGAACCAGAATACTACCAGCTTTGCGATATCTTTGCCGGTGCGCTAAGGCGACGCGGACTGGAACGCGCTTTTCCGGGTGGCCGTATCTCCTATCCCGGCATTGGCATCCTCTCGCGTCTCGACATGCAGGGCCGCAGCGTGATTACCGGTGTTATAGAGCGCACGCCGGCCCAACAAGCCGGCCTGCTCGCTGGCGATGTGATCGTCTCCGCCGACGGTGCACCATTTCAGCCGGTACAGTCGTTCCGCGACAAAATTGGCAAGGAAGTAGTGTTGAGCCTGCGTCGTGGCGGCGCGTTTATGCAACTATCGGCTACCCCAGTCGATATTGAGCCCAACAAAATGTTCCTGGACGGCTTGAGGGCCAGCGCCCGCATAATACGGGCCAACGGCCGAAGCATCGGCTATGTTCATGTCTGGTGTTACGCTGGCTCGGTGTATCAGCGGACGCTCGAGCATCTTCTATCGCAAAGTCCGCTGAACGAAGCCGACGCGCTGATCTGGGACCTGCGCGATGGCTGGGGTGGCGCGATTCCCGAGTATCTTGATTTGTTCAACACGCGAGCGCCGACGATGCAAGTCACTGATCGCAATGGCGCCAGCGAACTCCGGAACGTGAAATGGCGCAAGGCTGTCGCCATGCTTGTCAACGGTGGCACCCGCAGTGGCAAGGAAATCCTTGCCTATGGCTTCAAAAAATACCGGCTTGGCGAGGTCATCGGTACCCGTACCGAGGGAGCTGTTCTCGCTGCCACGGCATTCCTCATTGGGGGCGGCTTGCTGTTGCTCGCTGTCGAGGACGTGCGTGTCGACGGCGAGCGGCTGGAAGGCGTTGGCGTCGCACCCACGATCGAAGTCCAAGCTGACCCGGACTCCATGGATCGTAGTGATCCTCAACTCAATCGTGCAATCGCGGTCCTATCCGGGGTCTGA
- a CDS encoding Rieske (2Fe-2S) protein, which produces MDMPSKEFALAGSLEELKIKGHGGHRPILVVYDRGRIFALDNRCPHMGFPLERGSVEDGILTCHWHHARFDLESGCTFDLWADDVPICPVEVRNGDIWVKTTFTHAYPAAHWHQRLANGLAHDLGLVIAKAVHGQLAAGVPQAEIVRQVALFGAQNRDGWGVGLTILTALANLLPVLPAEEAYLALFHGARRVAADCDGKAPRRERAPLGSRPDPVALKRWLRRWTNVRHREAAERTLLTAIAAGLSPAELADALFAAETERAFADTGHSLDFINKAFECLDLVGWQHAAALLPTVVGQMVAARGAEESTAWRQPVDLIALCEETTSELADLFAAGRGSRNWSGYAALAQELLGDDPARIVDALKGAIRAGAAAADLGQSLAYAAALRVARFGNANEHADWETAHHVFTYANAVHQMLTRIGTANIDAHVTAVRGVLHGAMALYLARYLNVPPARIPGDGGEQLDDLPADPETIGAALLDAFDRQRQVDLAARLVARHLTLGHSPQALIATLAHAVLREDAGFHAYQMLEAGVRQFGAWGDTDEGRHILVAVTRYLAAHLPTERASLQTADIARRLMRGGELHQEAGSS; this is translated from the coding sequence ATGGACATGCCTAGCAAGGAATTTGCGCTGGCGGGCAGCCTTGAGGAGCTGAAGATCAAGGGGCACGGTGGCCACCGTCCGATCCTCGTCGTCTACGACCGCGGGCGCATCTTCGCCCTCGACAATCGGTGCCCGCATATGGGCTTCCCGCTCGAGCGCGGCAGCGTCGAGGACGGCATCTTGACCTGTCACTGGCACCACGCTCGCTTCGATCTCGAAAGCGGCTGCACCTTCGATCTATGGGCGGACGACGTGCCGATCTGCCCGGTCGAGGTGCGTAATGGTGACATCTGGGTGAAGACCACGTTCACTCATGCCTATCCCGCCGCGCACTGGCATCAGCGGCTTGCGAACGGCCTCGCCCACGACCTCGGCCTCGTCATTGCCAAGGCCGTGCATGGTCAGCTCGCGGCCGGCGTACCGCAGGCCGAAATCGTACGGCAGGTGGCACTGTTCGGGGCGCAAAATCGCGACGGCTGGGGCGTGGGTCTTACGATCCTGACGGCACTCGCCAATCTCCTGCCTGTGCTGCCAGCGGAGGAAGCCTATCTCGCTCTGTTCCACGGCGCACGCCGCGTGGCGGCGGACTGCGACGGCAAGGCGCCGCGGCGGGAACGCGCGCCGCTTGGAAGCCGACCGGATCCGGTCGCGCTGAAACGCTGGCTGCGGCGTTGGACAAACGTGCGCCATCGCGAGGCGGCCGAGCGCACCCTGCTCACGGCGATTGCGGCCGGCCTCTCCCCGGCTGAACTCGCTGATGCCCTGTTCGCCGCCGAGACCGAGCGGGCTTTCGCCGACACCGGGCACTCGCTCGACTTCATCAACAAGGCATTCGAGTGCCTCGACCTGGTCGGCTGGCAACACGCGGCGGCTCTGCTGCCGACTGTCGTCGGTCAGATGGTAGCGGCTCGTGGCGCCGAGGAATCAACTGCCTGGCGCCAGCCCGTCGACCTTATTGCGTTGTGTGAGGAAACAACCAGCGAACTCGCGGACCTGTTTGCTGCCGGACGCGGCTCGCGCAACTGGTCGGGCTACGCCGCACTGGCTCAAGAGCTGCTCGGTGACGATCCGGCCAGGATCGTTGACGCGCTCAAGGGGGCGATCCGCGCCGGTGCGGCTGCTGCTGACCTTGGCCAATCCCTCGCGTACGCGGCAGCGCTCAGGGTGGCGCGCTTCGGCAATGCCAACGAGCACGCCGACTGGGAGACGGCACATCACGTCTTCACCTACGCCAACGCAGTCCACCAGATGCTGACGCGCATCGGGACTGCCAACATCGACGCTCACGTCACGGCCGTGCGCGGCGTATTGCACGGGGCGATGGCGCTCTACCTTGCTCGCTATCTCAATGTGCCGCCGGCGCGCATCCCGGGCGACGGCGGCGAGCAGCTCGATGATCTGCCCGCGGATCCAGAGACGATCGGCGCCGCCTTGCTCGACGCCTTCGACCGGCAGAGACAGGTCGATCTCGCCGCACGCCTGGTGGCACGGCATCTCACGCTCGGCCATTCGCCGCAGGCGCTGATCGCTACGCTCGCGCATGCGGTGCTGCGAGAAGATGCAGGCTTCCATGCGTATCAGATGCTGGAGGCGGGAGTCCGGCAATTCGGCGCGTGGGGCGACACGGACGAGGGCCGGCACATCCTCGTTGCGGTTACCCGCTATCTGGCGGCCCATTTACCGACCGAACGCGCGTCACTGCAGACAGCCGACATCGCCCGCCGCTTAATGCGGGGTGGTGAGCTGCATCAAGAGGCTGGATCGTCCTGA
- a CDS encoding adenosine-specific kinase: MELTVVPIVKPDDANFIFGQSHFIKTVEDLHEALVGAVPGIRFGLAFCEASGKRLVRWSGNDEPALALARDNALAIGAGHTFLIFLGDGFFPVNVLAAVRAVPEVCRIYCATANPTQVIVAQTELGRGVLGVVDGASPLGVETDADIAWRKDLLRQIGYKL; the protein is encoded by the coding sequence ATGGAACTCACCGTGGTGCCCATCGTCAAGCCGGACGACGCCAACTTCATTTTCGGCCAGTCGCATTTCATCAAGACCGTGGAAGACCTCCACGAGGCGCTGGTGGGCGCGGTTCCGGGCATCCGCTTCGGGCTGGCCTTCTGCGAGGCCTCTGGCAAGCGGCTGGTGCGCTGGTCGGGTAATGACGAACCCGCGCTCGCCCTCGCACGCGACAACGCATTGGCCATCGGCGCCGGCCACACTTTCCTGATCTTTCTGGGCGACGGGTTCTTTCCCGTCAACGTGCTGGCTGCGGTGCGCGCGGTGCCGGAGGTCTGCCGCATCTATTGCGCGACGGCCAACCCGACACAGGTGATCGTCGCACAAACGGAGCTGGGCCGAGGCGTGCTCGGCGTGGTGGATGGCGCCTCGCCGCTGGGTGTCGAAACCGACGCCGACATTGCGTGGCGGAAAGACCTACTGCGCCAGATCGGCTACAAGCTGTAG
- a CDS encoding methanol/ethanol family PQQ-dependent dehydrogenase, translating to MTMKQWLLSSFVASTCLFSIAAIAGPIEKYTPVTADRLKNPEPGNWMLYRRTYDGQGYSPLDQINTSNVKDLVPVWTFSTGVIEGHEAPPIVNNGVMFVATPQGQVIALNAKTGDEYWRYKRQLPDDLFQLHPTNRGVGLWQDKLYLATTDDHVVALDAKTGKVLWDTKVQDYKKGQYLTLMPLVVDGKVIVGAAGGEFGVRGYVVAYDANNGKELWRTFTIPGPGEPGHETWSGDDWKTGGGSAWMTGNYDPDTRTIYWGTGNAAPWPGDTHPGDNLYTTSVLALDPDSGKIKTYFQYHQNDSWDWDEVDAPMLIDLQRDGRIFKSLIHPGRNAIFWVLERKPDSIKYVAGWPYVYTDVWKGIEPETGKPIVDPAHKPVMGKRVEFCPSLWGGKDWPSAAYSPKTRLVYIPANENFCGGFTGEKVPLVPGQLWLGTKPEDIGLKVRAGATHFGELQAWDPATGKKVWSHLFPRSHLFGSVTATAGDLIFVGGTNDRMFRAFHAKTGELLWEQKTNSGIMGMPVAYEVDGTQYIAIQSGWGVDAQRIQDALTTNNIGIENNVPQGGVVWVFALKK from the coding sequence ATGACCATGAAGCAATGGCTATTGTCGAGCTTTGTTGCGTCCACGTGCCTGTTTTCAATCGCTGCCATTGCCGGCCCGATTGAGAAATACACCCCGGTGACCGCCGACCGCCTGAAGAACCCGGAACCCGGCAACTGGATGCTCTATCGCCGAACCTATGACGGCCAGGGATACAGCCCGCTCGACCAGATCAATACTTCGAACGTGAAAGACCTGGTGCCGGTGTGGACCTTCTCGACCGGCGTGATTGAGGGGCACGAGGCGCCGCCGATCGTAAACAATGGCGTGATGTTCGTCGCCACCCCACAGGGCCAGGTGATCGCCCTCAACGCCAAGACAGGCGATGAGTACTGGCGTTACAAACGCCAGCTCCCCGACGATCTCTTCCAATTGCACCCGACCAACCGCGGGGTGGGATTGTGGCAGGACAAGCTGTACCTGGCTACAACGGATGACCATGTGGTCGCGCTCGATGCCAAAACCGGCAAGGTCCTGTGGGATACCAAAGTCCAGGACTACAAAAAGGGTCAGTACCTGACCCTGATGCCGCTGGTTGTCGATGGCAAGGTTATCGTCGGTGCCGCCGGCGGTGAATTCGGCGTGCGCGGCTATGTCGTCGCCTATGATGCCAATAACGGCAAAGAATTGTGGCGGACCTTCACCATTCCCGGCCCAGGCGAACCGGGCCACGAGACCTGGAGCGGCGACGACTGGAAAACGGGCGGCGGCTCTGCGTGGATGACGGGCAACTACGATCCCGACACCCGGACCATTTACTGGGGCACCGGCAACGCCGCCCCGTGGCCGGGAGATACTCACCCCGGCGACAATCTCTACACAACCTCGGTGCTAGCGCTCGACCCGGATAGCGGCAAGATCAAAACCTATTTCCAGTACCATCAGAACGATTCCTGGGATTGGGACGAGGTGGATGCGCCAATGCTGATCGACCTGCAGCGGGATGGTCGCATCTTCAAGAGCCTCATCCATCCGGGACGCAACGCGATCTTCTGGGTACTCGAGCGCAAGCCGGACAGCATCAAGTATGTGGCCGGCTGGCCTTATGTCTATACCGACGTCTGGAAGGGCATTGAGCCCGAGACGGGCAAGCCGATCGTCGATCCGGCTCACAAGCCGGTTATGGGCAAGCGGGTTGAGTTCTGTCCGTCGTTATGGGGCGGCAAGGACTGGCCGTCGGCGGCCTATAGTCCGAAGACCCGCTTGGTCTATATTCCCGCCAACGAGAATTTCTGCGGCGGCTTTACCGGCGAGAAGGTGCCGTTGGTGCCCGGTCAGCTTTGGCTCGGGACCAAGCCCGAAGATATCGGTCTGAAGGTTCGCGCCGGCGCCACGCATTTTGGTGAGCTGCAGGCGTGGGATCCGGCGACGGGAAAGAAGGTGTGGTCGCATCTTTTCCCCAGATCGCACCTGTTTGGGTCGGTGACGGCGACCGCGGGCGACCTGATCTTTGTCGGAGGTACCAACGACCGGATGTTCCGCGCCTTCCACGCCAAGACCGGCGAACTGCTTTGGGAGCAGAAGACCAATTCCGGCATCATGGGCATGCCGGTCGCCTACGAAGTGGACGGGACACAGTATATCGCGATCCAGTCCGGGTGGGGTGTAGACGCCCAGCGCATCCAGGACGCGCTGACGACCAACAACATCGGTATCGAGAACAACGTGCCGCAGGGCGGCGTCGTCTGGGTGTTTGCCCTCAAGAAGTAA
- a CDS encoding Nramp family divalent metal transporter, which produces MAEVAAASGATSDPRDLQNVPDPLPLTIGGIIAAVGPQAINFGISIGGGEAYLLPNVAARGALGWHWLLVISVIVETALVYECIKYSCCTGRSFFAGTNELAPRGFWPWFWAIAAVLTWAWPAWMGGAVIAAQRFTGISTPQGWTLFGQALPPQYIWAVLVLVVFYFSNRTYAFLEWFFKVIMFLNIVLVLAVTVIAAKPSDYITILQAYLGLLFFSPEWTKDVTPLDIVALYNQPGGSLMWVSFWVVAAGWGMGRYAGQVTGFLRPPERITAEEIRWNSNDPQEVAKMKQWVRLGGLSLVVWWAIIGGLIMTYLYSVAGYAYLHNEFLNTGKVPTGVEVPLQMAIVAQGVLGPAAGALMLIVIMVTLYDAQFPFYDTFVGRTTTDAIAVTTDLEDKIPYRVWYFIVVTVAVLAGFYLILQQQPFFMWLMVAVAAVVYRSIGSLQIMMINNRRLPPEFRVSTLNAIILWFSFVTGLVSVGYWAYHSWADIMKRFAA; this is translated from the coding sequence ATGGCCGAAGTTGCAGCAGCCAGCGGTGCGACCAGCGATCCGCGCGATCTTCAGAATGTTCCAGACCCGCTGCCTTTGACGATTGGCGGCATCATTGCCGCAGTGGGACCCCAAGCCATCAACTTCGGCATTTCGATCGGTGGGGGTGAGGCTTACCTGCTGCCCAACGTGGCAGCACGCGGGGCGCTCGGTTGGCACTGGTTGTTGGTGATCTCCGTCATCGTCGAGACGGCGCTGGTATATGAGTGCATCAAATACAGCTGCTGCACCGGTCGGTCGTTCTTCGCCGGCACCAACGAGCTGGCGCCACGTGGCTTCTGGCCGTGGTTTTGGGCGATCGCCGCGGTGCTGACGTGGGCGTGGCCGGCGTGGATGGGAGGCGCGGTCATCGCTGCGCAAAGGTTCACCGGCATTTCCACGCCTCAGGGCTGGACCCTTTTTGGACAGGCGTTGCCGCCGCAATACATCTGGGCCGTGCTGGTTCTCGTCGTCTTCTATTTTTCTAATCGCACCTACGCGTTTCTCGAATGGTTCTTCAAGGTCATCATGTTTTTGAATATCGTCCTGGTCCTGGCGGTCACTGTCATTGCCGCCAAACCCAGCGACTATATTACGATTCTGCAGGCCTATTTGGGGCTGCTATTCTTTTCGCCGGAATGGACCAAGGATGTTACGCCGCTCGATATTGTTGCGCTCTACAATCAGCCCGGCGGCAGCCTGATGTGGGTCAGCTTTTGGGTAGTCGCGGCAGGATGGGGCATGGGCCGCTACGCGGGCCAGGTCACGGGCTTCCTGCGGCCGCCCGAGCGGATTACTGCCGAGGAGATACGGTGGAACAGCAACGATCCGCAGGAAGTCGCCAAGATGAAGCAGTGGGTCCGGCTGGGTGGCTTGAGCCTTGTCGTATGGTGGGCGATCATCGGCGGCTTGATCATGACCTACCTCTATTCGGTCGCCGGCTATGCGTACCTCCACAACGAGTTCCTGAATACCGGTAAGGTGCCGACGGGCGTGGAGGTGCCCCTGCAGATGGCGATCGTGGCACAGGGCGTTCTCGGGCCGGCCGCTGGGGCGCTAATGCTGATCGTGATCATGGTCACGCTTTATGATGCCCAGTTCCCGTTTTATGACACCTTCGTCGGCCGCACCACGACCGATGCCATCGCCGTGACCACCGATCTAGAAGACAAGATTCCTTACCGCGTGTGGTACTTCATCGTGGTAACCGTCGCGGTTTTGGCAGGCTTCTATCTGATCCTACAGCAACAGCCGTTCTTCATGTGGCTAATGGTGGCTGTGGCGGCAGTGGTTTACCGCTCGATCGGTTCGCTGCAGATCATGATGATCAATAACCGTCGTCTGCCGCCGGAGTTTAGGGTCAGTACGCTGAACGCCATTATCCTCTGGTTCAGCTTCGTCACCGGCCTCGTGTCCGTCGGCTATTGGGCGTACCACTCATGGGCTGACATCATGAAGCGGTTTGCAGCGTGA